The following DNA comes from Puniceicoccaceae bacterium.
GACTGGTCTCACTACCCCGAACACATCGGACACAAGGACTGGCCGGGATGTTTTCGATGCCATGATGGGCACCACCTTGCGGAAGACAGTGGGGCATCGCTCCCCGTTGCAAAACATGAGTGCAATGCCTGTCACCTCATCCGTGCGCAGGGAGAGTCGGTGCAAGCCGGGTTAATTGACCTTACAGGGTTGACGTTTGAGCACCCGGATGGGCTTCCAGATGACTTGCTCTGCAGTGATTGTCACACGGGAGCACTGCAGTGACATTGGAGTCGCGGTGTCCTGTTGAATTGTCAGTCGTATTACTGCTCGACTGCGGCTCAGTGCGACCGCTGGTATTTGCGATACTCGAGCGGTGCGACCCCGTAACGTTTGTGAAATGCCTTGGAGAAGTGACTCTGGTCAAAGTAGCCACTTTCCGATGCAATTGAGGAAATTGCTTCGTCGGAATGCATGAGCAACTTTCGCGCATGTTCGAGGCGGAAACGAGTGAGGATTTCGGAGTAGGATTCGTGCACTTCCTCCTTCAGGATGTGAGAGAGACGACTGGGTGAGATGCCAACATGCTGTGCGACCTGTTCCCGGCTGATGGGGCGGTTGAGGTGGGTTTCGATGTAGCTGTAGACTTTGCTGATCAGTGTGGTTTTGTCATGGGAACGGATGCGGTGCCGCTGGGCATTGAGGAAGCCACCCAGCTCTGCCTCAAGAAGCGTACAGAGTCCGTCGACATCGTCGCATTTCAAAATGGCGTTGGCGGTTTCGCAATGGTAGCGGAAGCAGGATTGGCGATGTCCGTTTTCCCGGAGACAATGTGAAATCACCGACCCCAGCAGTTCCAGTGCAAAGCCCCTGAGTTCGATGAGGGAGTAATCCGTGGACGATTGCAGACACTGCAGGAGCAGATGCAGCTTGCGACGAACCAGGGCGATGTCTTCACTCGCGATGGAATGGAGTAACGGAACCACCTGGCGCGTCCAGAGTGTGGAGAGGTCGGGGTTTGGTTGGTTTGGTGTGCGGGAGGTCAGCTTCTGATGGAGTTCGGGATCGAGGATGCGACGTTGCTGGTCGAGCAGGGCACGATTGATGATGTTGAACCGTTCGGCCAGTTCGAGCAGTGTATTGGATTCATCGGATTCCCTGTCGGGTGTGTGCGCCGTGCAGGGGTTCCCTGTGTTGCTTTCGACCGAAATCAGTGCACCGATCACGTGATTGTTCAGGTGAACGGGAAGTGCCCAAAAGGAATAGGAAATCGGACAGCGCGTGTGGTAGGGAAATTGATGTGTAAGGGCACTGTCGATGGCGAGTTTTCGCGCCTGTCGGCAGG
Coding sequences within:
- a CDS encoding cytochrome C, with translation DWSHYPEHIGHKDWPGCFRCHDGHHLAEDSGASLPVAKHECNACHLIRAQGESVQAGLIDLTGLTFEHPDGLPDDLLCSDCHTGALQ
- a CDS encoding AraC family transcriptional regulator produces the protein MPQSLKQLLQDPFRDGQLTVEVFELIRTQYRSATGKNLVYTDTDGNLIQGIPDCDEFPCIESCRQARKLAIDSALTHQFPYHTRCPISYSFWALPVHLNNHVIGALISVESNTGNPCTAHTPDRESDESNTLLELAERFNIINRALLDQQRRILDPELHQKLTSRTPNQPNPDLSTLWTRQVVPLLHSIASEDIALVRRKLHLLLQCLQSSTDYSLIELRGFALELLGSVISHCLRENGHRQSCFRYHCETANAILKCDDVDGLCTLLEAELGGFLNAQRHRIRSHDKTTLISKVYSYIETHLNRPISREQVAQHVGISPSRLSHILKEEVHESYSEILTRFRLEHARKLLMHSDEAISSIASESGYFDQSHFSKAFHKRYGVAPLEYRKYQRSH